From the Terriglobales bacterium genome, one window contains:
- a CDS encoding ornithine cyclodeaminase family protein, with translation MSRAASPQEAPATLLLDRAQIGGLVSFAEYLASVERAFRAHGEGRSLDQGLMHLDADGGEFHVKGGGLQLGRVYFGFKINGGFHRNWQVYGLPNIVGVIVLCDGSTGLPLAIMDSGEITRQRTAAAAAVAASHLARRDSRVITISGCGAQGHAQLAGMKAVFSLERAFAYDVDRNQRERFAQEMSARLEMPVEPVEDFAVALRQSDICITCAPSHHYYVRAADVPRGIFIAAMGADSPEKQEIDPQLLARYKLVVDILDQCEQVGELHHAIAGGLMTRGDVHAQLGEVLAGKKPGRTSADEIIIFDSTGTALQDVAAAALVYEKALAAEVGTAFRFLG, from the coding sequence ATGAGCCGGGCTGCTTCGCCCCAGGAGGCGCCAGCAACGCTGCTGCTGGACCGCGCGCAAATCGGTGGCCTCGTCAGCTTCGCGGAATACCTGGCGTCCGTCGAGCGCGCCTTTCGCGCGCACGGCGAAGGTCGCAGCCTCGACCAGGGCCTCATGCACTTGGATGCCGACGGTGGCGAATTCCACGTCAAGGGCGGCGGCCTGCAACTGGGTCGCGTGTACTTCGGGTTCAAGATCAATGGTGGCTTTCACAGAAACTGGCAGGTGTATGGGCTGCCGAACATTGTTGGCGTGATCGTGCTCTGCGACGGTAGCACGGGTCTGCCGCTGGCGATCATGGACTCGGGCGAGATCACACGCCAGCGAACGGCAGCGGCGGCCGCGGTCGCGGCCAGTCACCTGGCGCGGCGCGACTCGCGCGTCATCACCATCAGCGGCTGCGGCGCCCAGGGGCATGCGCAACTCGCCGGCATGAAGGCGGTCTTCTCCTTGGAGCGCGCCTTCGCTTATGACGTGGACCGCAACCAGCGTGAACGCTTCGCGCAGGAGATGTCAGCCCGGCTCGAAATGCCGGTGGAACCGGTGGAGGACTTCGCCGTCGCGCTGCGGCAGAGCGACATCTGCATCACCTGCGCGCCATCGCATCATTATTATGTGCGCGCCGCTGACGTGCCGCGCGGCATCTTCATCGCCGCCATGGGCGCCGACAGCCCGGAGAAGCAGGAGATCGACCCGCAGTTGCTCGCACGATACAAGCTGGTTGTCGATATTCTCGACCAGTGCGAACAAGTGGGTGAGTTGCACCACGCCATTGCGGGCGGCCTGATGACGCGCGGCGATGTGCACGCGCAACTGGGCGAGGTTCTGGCCGGGAAGAAGCCCGGCCGCACCTCTGCCGACGAGATCATCATTTTCGATTCCACGGGAACGGCGCTGCAGGACGTCGCCGCGGCCGCGCTGGTCTACGAGAAGGCCCTGGCGGCTGAGGTCGGCACGGCGTTCCGGTTTCTCGGATGA